Proteins from a genomic interval of Microcoleus sp. FACHB-831:
- a CDS encoding DUF928 domain-containing protein: MTQQKIFSHLRLFALSLALGIIIVPGFLLKIRAQAEAANPSQSIVHTSIARVTFEPPGEGKPDDTAGGASRGDGCPQEQLAVGQCITALTPAIKNTLTVLEHPTFFVYLPQTSAKEIFFGLVDENNNSHYQIKVPISSKSGILSFKLPDNAPPLEIGKNYRWTFIIVGEQGLRPDSSGVRGEIRRITPSAELMSQLQNQPLLERAALYGKNGIWYDMLASLAEARREEPGNATLASTWQELLKSAGLEAIATKPFLN, encoded by the coding sequence ATGACACAACAGAAAATTTTTAGCCATTTAAGGCTATTTGCATTATCTCTAGCGCTCGGAATCATTATTGTTCCTGGTTTCTTATTAAAGATACGCGCCCAAGCGGAAGCGGCTAACCCATCTCAAAGTATAGTTCATACTTCGATAGCTCGCGTAACCTTCGAGCCGCCAGGAGAAGGAAAACCAGATGACACGGCAGGAGGTGCATCTCGTGGTGATGGATGTCCTCAAGAGCAATTGGCTGTAGGTCAATGCATTACTGCCTTGACACCTGCAATTAAAAACACCTTAACAGTGCTAGAGCATCCGACATTCTTTGTTTATTTACCTCAAACTTCTGCCAAAGAAATATTTTTTGGATTAGTAGATGAAAACAACAATTCTCATTACCAAATAAAAGTTCCCATCTCTAGCAAATCTGGCATCCTCAGCTTCAAGCTCCCAGATAATGCGCCACCTCTAGAAATTGGCAAGAATTATCGGTGGACTTTTATCATTGTTGGCGAACAAGGACTCAGACCTGATAGCTCTGGTGTACGAGGAGAAATTCGGCGAATTACACCTAGCGCCGAGCTAATGAGCCAGTTACAGAATCAACCTCTACTGGAGCGTGCAGCTTTGTATGGCAAAAATGGTATTTGGTACGATATGCTCGCTAGTTTAGCTGAAGCTAGACGTGAAGAGCCGGGTAATGCAACCTTGGCCTCAACGTGGCAAGAATTGTTAAAATCGGCTGGGCTAGAGGCGATCGCCACAAAACCGTTTTTAAACTAG
- the arfB gene encoding alternative ribosome rescue aminoacyl-tRNA hydrolase ArfB produces IPEHEIEMSAVRSQGAGGQNVNKVATAIHLRFDIVASSLPERYKERLLKLSDQRITKEGVIVIKAQEHRSQEQNREEALQRLQDLIKSAIAVVKPRKKSKPTRSSQRKRLDSKTKRSQIKTMRGKITEE; encoded by the coding sequence ATTCCAGAGCATGAGATTGAGATGAGTGCGGTGCGATCGCAAGGGGCAGGGGGACAAAATGTAAATAAGGTGGCGACTGCCATTCACCTGCGCTTTGACATTGTGGCTTCCTCGCTACCCGAACGCTACAAAGAGCGGCTGTTGAAGCTTTCCGACCAACGCATCACTAAAGAAGGGGTGATTGTCATCAAAGCTCAAGAACACCGCAGCCAAGAGCAAAACCGAGAAGAGGCATTGCAACGACTGCAAGACTTGATTAAAAGTGCGATCGCAGTCGTCAAACCCCGCAAAAAGAGTAAACCGACTCGGAGTTCTCAAAGAAAGCGTCTGGATAGCAAAACTAAGCGAAGTCAGATTAAGACGATGCGAGGAAAAATTACAGAAGAATGA
- a CDS encoding 2OG-Fe(II) oxygenase, with protein sequence MKDVMLPALASSNMPIKTSKPKCTVHRENLSHLLLPVWHDKTTSSEFLEPRFRFLIPGSNKVRVVKGLLSAFESTSLIQAIESLGFSTPTAFDKSVRACERRHTVDLGMSDAIMARLKSYLPEIVHIDGVRWRLKRFTHHWRYIKYLPKGHFVPHYDGAKMLRYPTPAISVFTVQIYLNDDFTGGNTRFYSDYEPVRYASHDIPIGEVKNFKPSSSPTHEVKPETGSVLIFDHVNNVLHDGAEVKSGVKYIMRGDVLYEVFEEDVPQLLHNVSNLEPNLLNWCPETAIKYGTRNHVGEVWLCDCADDGHGSGIHHCEAFSYADEYVSKEDSNEEKKKVRPASTAEALNGLHDKELHDKNGQSLIYILISGKRASGKDYITNLIYDSLISKGISVHRAALGHINKRSYAASIGIDAIRLENDREFKESHRIAMVAHHTARNAQDPEGCLKEVKSNAKQANAEVLLLSDIRTLQDLHWFKQQPGEVVLLRITASDETRKLRGWNPCQRKDSLHTETELDSFFNWTACWDNSDVSPERTQLLHEWIEYTVIPRIPLSKLRFGAAFRP encoded by the coding sequence ATGAAAGATGTTATGTTGCCCGCACTAGCTTCATCAAATATGCCAATTAAAACATCTAAACCAAAATGCACTGTTCATCGTGAAAATCTATCTCATTTGCTTCTACCAGTTTGGCACGATAAAACTACTTCCTCTGAATTTTTAGAGCCACGATTCCGCTTTTTGATTCCTGGTAGCAATAAAGTTCGTGTTGTAAAGGGACTATTGTCTGCTTTTGAAAGTACAAGCTTGATTCAAGCCATCGAGAGTTTAGGTTTCAGTACCCCCACTGCCTTTGATAAGTCAGTGCGGGCATGTGAACGCCGTCACACAGTTGATCTGGGTATGAGTGACGCTATCATGGCACGTTTGAAAAGTTACTTGCCAGAAATTGTACATATAGATGGCGTGCGTTGGAGATTAAAACGCTTCACTCATCATTGGCGATATATTAAGTACTTGCCCAAAGGTCATTTTGTGCCTCATTATGATGGAGCAAAAATGTTGCGATATCCCACTCCAGCTATTAGTGTTTTTACTGTACAAATTTATTTGAATGATGATTTTACGGGTGGAAATACTCGTTTTTATTCTGACTATGAACCTGTCCGATATGCCAGTCATGATATTCCTATTGGGGAAGTTAAAAATTTTAAGCCATCTAGTTCACCTACTCATGAAGTAAAACCAGAAACAGGTAGCGTCTTGATCTTCGATCACGTTAACAATGTGCTACACGATGGTGCTGAAGTAAAATCTGGAGTGAAGTACATTATGAGAGGTGATGTACTGTATGAAGTGTTTGAAGAAGATGTTCCTCAATTACTACATAATGTATCAAATTTAGAGCCTAACCTGTTAAATTGGTGCCCAGAAACAGCAATTAAATACGGCACTAGGAACCATGTTGGGGAAGTATGGCTATGTGACTGTGCTGATGATGGTCACGGTTCTGGTATTCATCACTGTGAAGCTTTTTCTTATGCTGATGAATATGTTTCAAAGGAAGATTCCAATGAGGAAAAGAAAAAAGTACGTCCTGCATCCACAGCAGAAGCTCTAAATGGCTTGCATGATAAGGAATTGCATGATAAAAATGGTCAATCATTGATATACATTCTAATAAGTGGCAAACGAGCATCAGGCAAAGATTACATCACTAATCTGATTTACGATTCCTTAATTTCTAAAGGTATTTCAGTTCACCGCGCTGCGCTGGGTCATATCAATAAGCGTTCGTATGCTGCATCAATAGGTATTGATGCTATACGTTTAGAGAACGATCGTGAATTTAAAGAATCTCATCGTATCGCTATGGTCGCTCACCATACAGCACGAAATGCTCAAGATCCAGAAGGGTGTCTAAAGGAAGTAAAATCCAATGCGAAACAAGCCAATGCCGAGGTATTATTACTGAGTGATATCCGCACACTACAAGACTTACATTGGTTCAAGCAACAGCCTGGTGAAGTGGTACTGTTACGGATAACGGCATCAGATGAAACCCGCAAGTTAAGAGGATGGAATCCTTGCCAAAGAAAAGATTCCTTGCATACTGAAACTGAACTTGATAGTTTCTTTAATTGGACAGCCTGTTGGGATAACAGTGATGTTTCTCCAGAAAGAACTCAGCTATTGCATGAATGGATAGAATACACTGTAATTCCTAGAATTCCATTATCAAAGTTACGATTTGGAGCGGCTTTTCGACCATGA
- a CDS encoding CHAT domain-containing protein, giving the protein MGKISSLVKNIHYSIWIGLLTLLFVTTVYPAVAQTKFKFYYSDVGVVYLAQNLNGSKTTPSEPKITNDALILLEQGRRLYDGGQFSSAIALWEQSLKNFEAQGDRLQVALTLSYLSNAYQELGKWEEAKSAIAQSLNLLQTQRDAATLAQVLNAQGSLLLAMGQTEAALDTWKQAEKAYASSSDEIGKLGSLINQAQALQTLGLYRRAKISLEQLNAQLQTFPDTNLKVSGLRSLGVVLQVVGDLTQSQQVLEQSLAIAQKLNIYSEINASLFSLANTLRTLHNPEEALKNYQKLADNAINPTTKLQAHINQFSLLVETKQKEAAELLLPQIHSELENISPSRLAVYSRVNLAINILKLGYQGEVTTERLPLALRGAQSQISQPQDIARILAKAIEQARILKDARAESYALGELGYLYEQTQQWEAAEELTKQALAIAQSINANDIFARWEGQLGEILKQKGDIPNAIAAYTQAVNSLQSLRSDLVAINRDVQFSFRENIEPVYRQLVGLLLESNPSQNNLKQAREVIEALQLAELDNFFRESCLDVKQKQIDQLDPEAAVIYPIILADRLEVILSLPGQHLQHYATKLRESDTEKTLEQLLESLNPFFSSQERLRLSEQVYSWLIQPAETQLSKSQIKTLVFVLDGLLRNLPMSALYDGKQYLIEKYNIAVAPGLQLIAPRGGSVPLNVSLTQRRTKILAGGITEARQGFSALPGVGFEVSQIASEVPSKVFINQNFTETNLQKQLNATSFPIVHLATHGQFSSRADSTFILMWDGKINVKEFENLLRSREQASFNPIELLVLSACQTATGDKRATLGLAGVAVRSGARSTLATLWSVQDESTAKLMGQFYQQLLQGQSKAKALRQAQLTLLKQPKYSHPFYWAPFILLGSWL; this is encoded by the coding sequence ATGGGAAAAATTAGTTCGCTAGTAAAAAATATTCATTACAGCATCTGGATAGGCTTGCTAACCTTGTTGTTCGTTACAACTGTTTATCCTGCTGTAGCTCAAACTAAGTTTAAATTTTATTATTCAGATGTTGGCGTCGTATATCTTGCACAAAATTTGAATGGTTCTAAAACTACTCCTTCAGAACCTAAAATTACAAATGATGCCTTAATTCTGCTAGAACAAGGTAGAAGACTTTATGATGGGGGACAATTTTCGAGTGCGATCGCACTATGGGAACAATCTCTTAAAAACTTCGAGGCGCAGGGAGATCGCCTGCAAGTTGCCCTCACTTTAAGCTATCTCTCGAACGCTTATCAAGAATTAGGAAAATGGGAGGAAGCTAAAAGCGCGATCGCCCAAAGTCTGAATTTATTGCAAACTCAACGCGATGCAGCCACTCTCGCCCAAGTTTTGAACGCTCAAGGCAGTCTCTTGCTAGCGATGGGGCAAACCGAAGCAGCTTTAGATACTTGGAAACAAGCGGAAAAAGCTTATGCTTCGTCTAGCGATGAAATTGGTAAATTGGGCAGTCTAATTAACCAAGCTCAAGCTTTGCAAACATTGGGGCTTTACCGACGAGCCAAAATATCATTAGAACAATTGAATGCTCAATTACAAACTTTTCCGGATACCAACTTAAAAGTATCAGGATTGCGAAGTCTGGGAGTCGTTTTGCAAGTAGTGGGAGATTTAACTCAGTCTCAGCAAGTTTTAGAACAAAGTTTGGCAATTGCTCAAAAACTAAACATTTATTCGGAAATAAATGCCAGTTTATTTAGTTTGGCTAATACTCTTAGAACTTTACATAATCCAGAAGAAGCACTGAAAAATTACCAAAAATTAGCCGATAACGCAATCAATCCTACTACTAAACTACAAGCTCATATAAACCAGTTCAGCCTTTTAGTAGAAACGAAACAAAAAGAGGCAGCAGAATTATTGTTGCCTCAAATTCACTCTGAATTAGAGAATATATCCCCCAGTCGCTTGGCTGTTTACAGCCGGGTCAATCTGGCTATAAATATCCTAAAATTAGGCTATCAGGGAGAGGTGACTACGGAGCGATTGCCCTTGGCGCTGCGCGGAGCGCAATCGCAAATTTCCCAGCCTCAAGATATTGCACGGATATTGGCAAAAGCTATTGAACAAGCAAGAATACTTAAAGATGCGCGTGCTGAATCTTACGCGCTGGGTGAACTAGGATATTTATATGAACAAACGCAGCAGTGGGAAGCAGCAGAGGAGCTGACTAAACAAGCACTAGCGATCGCGCAATCCATCAACGCTAATGATATTTTCGCTCGTTGGGAAGGGCAATTAGGCGAAATCCTCAAACAGAAAGGCGATATCCCAAATGCGATCGCGGCTTATACCCAAGCAGTTAATAGCTTACAATCCCTCCGCAGTGACTTAGTAGCAATTAATCGCGACGTACAATTTTCCTTCCGAGAAAATATCGAACCTGTCTACCGTCAGTTAGTTGGATTACTATTAGAATCTAATCCCAGCCAAAATAATCTCAAACAAGCTCGTGAAGTCATTGAAGCTCTGCAATTAGCAGAATTAGATAACTTCTTTAGAGAATCTTGTTTAGATGTTAAACAGAAGCAAATTGACCAACTCGATCCTGAAGCAGCGGTAATCTACCCAATTATTTTGGCAGACCGTTTAGAGGTAATACTATCCTTGCCAGGACAGCATCTACAGCATTACGCTACTAAATTGCGGGAGAGCGACACAGAAAAAACACTTGAGCAGTTGTTGGAATCTCTTAACCCATTTTTCTCAAGCCAGGAACGTTTGCGCCTTTCTGAACAAGTTTATAGCTGGCTGATTCAACCTGCTGAAACACAATTAAGTAAAAGTCAAATTAAAACTTTAGTATTTGTGCTAGATGGTTTATTACGAAATCTACCAATGTCAGCCCTTTATGATGGCAAACAGTATCTTATTGAGAAATATAATATTGCAGTAGCTCCGGGTTTACAGCTAATTGCACCGCGAGGGGGAAGCGTGCCCTTAAACGTCTCACTTACCCAAAGGCGAACGAAAATTTTAGCAGGCGGAATTACCGAGGCCCGTCAAGGCTTTTCAGCGCTACCAGGAGTAGGATTTGAAGTTAGCCAAATTGCATCCGAAGTTCCTTCTAAGGTATTTATAAATCAAAATTTTACCGAAACAAACTTACAGAAACAGTTGAACGCCACTTCCTTTCCCATCGTTCATTTAGCTACCCACGGTCAATTTAGTTCTAGAGCTGACTCTACCTTTATCCTAATGTGGGACGGCAAAATTAATGTCAAGGAATTTGAAAATTTATTACGCTCTAGAGAGCAGGCTAGCTTTAATCCGATTGAACTATTGGTTTTGAGTGCTTGCCAAACTGCAACTGGCGATAAGCGAGCAACTTTGGGATTGGCAGGAGTAGCTGTGCGGTCTGGCGCACGCAGTACTTTAGCAACTCTCTGGTCAGTGCAAGATGAATCCACTGCCAAACTCATGGGTCAATTTTACCAGCAGCTATTACAAGGGCAGAGTAAAGCAAAAGCTCTTCGTCAGGCTCAGCTAACTCTGCTCAAGCAACCTAAATATTCTCATCCCTTTTATTGGGCACCTTTCATTTTATTGGGAAGTTGGCTCTAA
- a CDS encoding filamentous hemagglutinin N-terminal domain-containing protein — MSQLRHLVWVSSTSFLLWLSNPGSTLAQIVPDATLPNSTAAISEGNIIRIERGTQVGGNLFHSFTKFSLLTGAEAFFNNSLDTQNIFSRVTGSDISQVDGLMRANGIANLFLINPNGIIFGPNAKLNIGGSFLASTANSIQFSNGTEFSATNPSAPPLLTINVPIGLQFNESNAGVIRVQGLGHTFRFGQTGGLKPNTTTNGLAVQPGKTLALVAGEIALEGGNLKAESGAIELWSVTRGSLPMQVSSEQISFNNEQLAELGNINLSGAASVDSSGSQGGSFQIQSRNLKLEQGSIIVSLTGGYQPGKSSTINALDAVELIARTADGRMGSGFFVQTNGEGKGGDLTVTTDRLLVRDGASIGMGTDSSGNSGALRVQARDVQLGGLSANGGRLTGIFSNPTLDSTGVGGDVIIDAKQVSLENGAVISVSTFGAGQSGNITVRANDVQIRGTSATGGIGSGFYARTSLSNLASSPPPLTGNAGNVTVIADRLSLENRGTINVANFGKGNAGNINIRAATVELANNSSIRATQRQAEQGNITIESQDLRLWRNSLITTDASNIIIFDTGQTIANNDISTNGGNIIINTKTLVALENSDITANAQQSFGGRVRINASGIFGTTLRSQTTPKSDITATSNLGAEFSGMVQINTLDINPSAGLVALSENFTDNSSEIAQVCSAYSSNSFVLTGRGGLPEDPNQTLLGSTVWRDLRPRRGVSSTSVTVSIAASPPTPTIEANGWLKNANGEIELVAKSINGVSQNPWDNVAKCSVSK; from the coding sequence ATGAGCCAGCTTCGTCACTTAGTCTGGGTTAGTAGTACAAGTTTTCTTTTGTGGTTGAGTAATCCTGGCAGCACCCTAGCACAAATCGTACCTGATGCGACGCTGCCAAACAGTACCGCTGCTATCTCAGAAGGTAACATCATCCGCATCGAGCGTGGCACGCAAGTAGGCGGGAACCTATTTCACAGTTTTACAAAATTTTCTCTTCTTACAGGCGCAGAAGCTTTCTTCAACAACTCTCTAGACACTCAAAACATCTTCAGTCGGGTTACAGGTAGCGATATTTCCCAAGTTGATGGGTTGATGCGAGCTAACGGTATAGCTAACTTATTTCTTATTAATCCCAACGGCATTATTTTTGGCCCAAATGCCAAACTAAATATAGGCGGTTCCTTCCTAGCCTCGACTGCTAACAGCATTCAATTTAGCAATGGAACTGAGTTCAGCGCTACCAATCCCAGCGCCCCCCCATTGCTAACAATAAATGTTCCGATTGGCTTACAATTCAACGAGTCAAATGCGGGAGTAATTCGCGTTCAAGGGTTGGGTCACACTTTCAGATTCGGACAGACAGGCGGATTAAAGCCAAATACGACAACCAATGGTTTAGCGGTGCAACCTGGTAAAACTTTAGCTTTAGTAGCAGGAGAAATCGCGTTAGAGGGCGGTAATTTAAAGGCTGAGTCTGGAGCAATTGAGCTTTGGTCGGTTACTCGTGGCTCATTGCCAATGCAAGTCAGCAGCGAACAAATCAGCTTCAACAACGAACAACTTGCAGAATTAGGAAATATCAATTTATCTGGTGCTGCTTCAGTAGATAGTAGCGGTTCGCAGGGAGGTTCGTTCCAGATACAAAGCCGAAACCTGAAACTAGAGCAAGGTTCGATCATCGTATCCCTTACCGGAGGCTATCAACCGGGGAAAAGCTCAACCATCAATGCTTTAGATGCAGTGGAACTGATTGCTAGAACAGCCGATGGTAGAATGGGTAGCGGCTTTTTTGTTCAGACGAATGGTGAGGGAAAAGGCGGCGATCTAACAGTTACAACAGATCGGTTGCTAGTGCGAGATGGGGCATCTATTGGTATGGGAACCGATAGTTCTGGGAATTCTGGTGCTTTAAGGGTGCAAGCGAGGGATGTGCAACTGGGGGGCCTTTCAGCGAATGGAGGGCGTCTGACAGGTATTTTTTCTAATCCTACTCTTGACTCAACTGGAGTTGGTGGTGATGTCATTATTGATGCTAAACAAGTATCCCTTGAGAACGGAGCTGTGATTTCTGTATCTACCTTTGGCGCAGGTCAAAGTGGCAATATAACAGTTCGAGCCAATGACGTACAAATACGAGGAACTTCTGCAACCGGGGGAATTGGTAGCGGTTTTTATGCCCGGACTAGCTTAAGCAATCTTGCGAGTTCTCCACCGCCGTTAACAGGAAATGCTGGTAACGTAACGGTAATTGCTGACAGATTAAGTCTTGAAAATCGGGGAACCATTAATGTTGCTAATTTTGGGAAAGGGAATGCTGGTAACATTAATATTCGCGCTGCTACAGTTGAGCTAGCTAATAATTCGAGTATTAGAGCAACGCAGCGACAAGCAGAACAGGGAAATATTACGATTGAATCCCAAGATTTACGATTGTGGCGCAACAGCCTGATTACTACTGATGCCAGCAACATCATCATTTTTGATACGGGTCAGACGATTGCTAATAATGATATCAGTACCAATGGCGGCAACATCATCATTAATACAAAAACTTTGGTGGCTCTAGAAAATAGCGATATTACTGCCAATGCTCAACAAAGCTTTGGGGGCAGGGTAAGAATTAATGCTAGTGGCATCTTTGGAACAACGTTGCGTAGCCAAACTACTCCAAAGAGTGACATTACTGCTACTTCTAATCTTGGGGCGGAATTCAGCGGCATGGTGCAAATTAATACTCTTGATATTAACCCTTCTGCTGGTTTAGTCGCGTTGTCAGAAAATTTTACTGACAACAGCAGTGAAATCGCCCAGGTTTGTTCTGCTTATAGTAGTAATAGTTTTGTCCTGACAGGACGCGGCGGTTTACCCGAAGATCCCAACCAGACTTTATTAGGGAGTACAGTTTGGCGGGATTTGCGCCCTCGTAGGGGTGTTAGTTCCACATCTGTCACCGTTTCGATCGCTGCGTCCCCACCTACTCCAACAATTGAGGCAAATGGATGGTTAAAAAATGCTAATGGGGAGATAGAGTTGGTCGCAAAATCTATTAATGGTGTTAGTCAAAACCCCTGGGATAATGTCGCCAAGTGCAGTGTTTCTAAATAA
- a CDS encoding aldo/keto reductase, with protein sequence MRTLKLPSGQLIPALGMGTWQMGENARNRQSEIDALRHGLDLGLSLIDTAEMYGEGGAEEVIAHAIASRRASVFLVSKVYPHNASKQGAIAACERSLKRLKTDYLDLYLLHWRGSVPLAETLEAFQTLQQAGKIRSYGVSNFDVEDMEEASQLKGGNAIATNQVLYNLMRRGIEWNLLPWCRQRSIPIMAYSPIEQGRLLNNRTLKTIAQERGVTAAQVAIAWLLHQDNVIVIPKSSRIDHVEQNYAALNLKLSADELAALDAAFPPPTKPVPLQML encoded by the coding sequence ATGCGAACTCTTAAACTACCTTCTGGACAATTAATTCCGGCTCTTGGTATGGGCACCTGGCAGATGGGGGAGAATGCCAGGAATCGTCAGAGCGAAATTGATGCCTTGCGTCATGGACTCGATTTGGGTTTATCTTTGATTGACACTGCTGAAATGTATGGTGAAGGCGGTGCAGAGGAAGTAATCGCCCACGCGATCGCAAGTCGTCGTGCATCCGTCTTCTTAGTCAGCAAAGTTTATCCGCACAACGCCTCCAAGCAAGGTGCGATCGCTGCATGCGAACGAAGTTTGAAACGCTTGAAAACTGACTATCTTGACCTTTACCTATTGCACTGGCGCGGTTCTGTGCCATTAGCAGAAACTCTGGAAGCATTTCAGACGCTTCAACAAGCAGGCAAAATTCGCAGCTATGGGGTGAGCAATTTTGATGTCGAGGATATGGAGGAAGCCAGCCAACTAAAGGGTGGAAACGCGATCGCAACCAATCAAGTCCTCTACAACCTAATGCGACGGGGAATTGAGTGGAATTTACTGCCCTGGTGTCGGCAACGAAGCATCCCAATTATGGCGTATTCCCCAATTGAGCAAGGGCGTTTGCTGAACAATCGGACACTTAAGACAATTGCTCAAGAACGAGGAGTTACTGCGGCGCAGGTGGCGATCGCGTGGTTGTTGCATCAAGATAATGTAATTGTGATTCCCAAATCCAGCCGCATTGACCATGTAGAGCAAAATTATGCTGCCCTGAATTTGAAATTGAGTGCTGATGAATTGGCTGCCCTGGATGCTGCCTTCCCACCGCCTACTAAACCTGTTCCTCTACAAATGCTTTAA
- a CDS encoding four helix bundle protein, translating into MTEGFESSFRREYLNFLNIAKGSAGEVRSILRWYCCVGYLEQHNNT; encoded by the coding sequence ATTACGGAAGGATTTGAAAGCTCCTTTCGCAGAGAATACCTAAACTTTCTGAATATTGCTAAGGGTTCTGCCGGAGAAGTTCGCAGTATTTTAAGATGGTATTGTTGTGTTGGCTATCTAGAGCAACATAACAATACATAA
- a CDS encoding family 1 glycosylhydrolase codes for MAQRPGIFPTFFISGFECSTFLWKDKGRRNLIEETQHDRHAQEDYNILRSLGIDVAREAIPWPLVDRNGCYDFSSIDPIIEAMQQTQIVPIWDLCHYGYPDDLDPFTNEFTDRYANYCRAAAEYVIPRLRGPYFFTPINEITFFSFCGGEWGWVAPYKTTKEDRFRLRLALCKAAIAGVKAIREVEPSARMIHIDPLVQVVAPRDRQDQIDAAHHETYVDTFLAWDILYGKEHPELGGSPEILDIVGANHYSFGQMEYREHGPHQALEPHDDRIKPLCELMRWVWERYHRPMIIGETSGMEAGRDEWLKDVMEEAMAAVNAGIDLHGICLFPAVDMPDWHTGKWLHNGIYDLVEEGDNLKRVPCEAYVAELRRWQKELNRVMTLDADPFSDPVELQDVIDAAKRLRPEADRNWS; via the coding sequence ATGGCTCAACGACCTGGAATCTTCCCCACCTTCTTCATCTCTGGCTTTGAGTGTTCGACATTTCTCTGGAAGGACAAGGGACGGCGGAATCTAATTGAAGAGACACAGCACGATCGCCACGCGCAGGAAGACTACAACATATTGCGATCGCTGGGGATTGATGTGGCACGGGAAGCGATTCCTTGGCCGTTAGTCGATCGTAATGGCTGCTACGACTTCTCTAGCATCGACCCCATTATTGAGGCGATGCAGCAAACGCAGATCGTTCCCATTTGGGATCTCTGCCACTATGGGTATCCAGACGATCTCGATCCATTTACTAATGAGTTTACCGATCGCTATGCTAATTACTGTCGCGCAGCAGCAGAGTATGTGATTCCCCGCTTGCGTGGCCCCTATTTTTTCACGCCGATTAATGAAATTACGTTTTTCTCCTTCTGCGGCGGCGAGTGGGGTTGGGTGGCTCCTTATAAAACCACAAAAGAAGACCGTTTTCGCTTGCGATTAGCGTTGTGTAAGGCAGCGATCGCTGGTGTTAAGGCGATTCGAGAAGTGGAACCTTCCGCCAGGATGATCCACATCGATCCCCTAGTTCAGGTGGTCGCACCGCGCGATCGCCAGGATCAGATCGATGCAGCACATCACGAAACCTATGTCGATACGTTTTTGGCGTGGGATATTCTCTACGGGAAAGAACATCCCGAACTTGGCGGTTCCCCGGAAATCCTGGACATCGTTGGCGCAAATCACTATTCCTTCGGTCAGATGGAATACCGAGAACATGGCCCCCATCAGGCACTCGAACCCCACGACGATCGCATCAAACCGCTTTGCGAGCTAATGCGGTGGGTGTGGGAACGCTATCACAGGCCGATGATTATTGGCGAAACCAGCGGGATGGAAGCAGGTAGAGATGAGTGGCTCAAGGATGTAATGGAAGAGGCTATGGCGGCGGTGAATGCGGGGATTGATCTGCATGGGATTTGTTTATTTCCCGCTGTTGATATGCCGGATTGGCATACCGGAAAGTGGCTGCACAATGGGATTTACGATTTGGTAGAGGAAGGGGATAATCTGAAGCGGGTGCCTTGCGAAGCATACGTTGCAGAACTGCGACGCTGGCAGAAAGAACTCAATCGGGTAATGACACTTGATGCTGACCCGTTCAGCGATCCGGTAGAACTGCAAGATGTGATTGACGCGGCTAAACGATTGCGGCCAGAAGCCGATCGCAATTGGAGTTAA